One genomic region from Scomber scombrus chromosome 19, fScoSco1.1, whole genome shotgun sequence encodes:
- the odf3l2a gene encoding outer dense fiber protein 3-like protein 2a, which produces MDEVVKKRPIISARERGPGPGRYALPPTVGYINHDFTKPSSPAYSFHSRMSSAMVSVDSSPGPRYHTGANVTRFGRMDTPSYSILGRGRRTTDKGESFQTPGPGAYSPEKAPLLNSQRRPPSYTISARTRYRSVDAVPAPNSYILPNVLGCQVPHKSSSPSYSFSARRKVGAPSEDLSKSPGPGKYNSTNPDIYRQRQPSFSMQNRTKRPSYSSAIPGPGAYSPEKFHIHLSKAPSFTLGVRHSEFVTPLVVDVID; this is translated from the exons ATGGATGAGGTGGTGAAGAAACGGCCAATTATCTCTGCTAGAGAAAGAG GCCCAGGCCCTGGACGCTATGCTCTGCCCCCTACTGTTGGCTACATCAACCATGACTTCACCAAGCCCAGCAGCCCCGCCTACTCCTTCCACAGCCGTATGAGCAGCGCCA tGGTCTCTGTAGACTCCAGCCCAGGACCAAGGTACCATACTGGTGCCAATGTTACCCGATTTGGTCGAATGGACACCCCATCTTACTCCATTTTGGGCAGAGGGAGGCGTACAACTGATAAAG GTGAGTCCTTCCAGACTCCAGGGCCAGGTGCCTATAGCCCGGAGAAAGCTCCACTTCTCAACTCCCAGCGCAGACCACCGTCCTACACCATCAGCGCACGCACCAGATATCGCTCTGTGGATGCTGTGCCAGCACCCAACAG CTACATTCTTCCTAATGTGCTGGGCTGTCAGGTTCCCCACAAATCCTCCAGCCCCAGCTACAGCTTCTCAGCCCGAAGGAAGGTCGGAGCTCCTTCTGAAGACCTCTCAAAGAGCCCTGGACCGGGAAAATACAACAGTACCAACCCAGACATTTACCGCCAGCGTCAGCCCTCCTTCTCCATGCAAAATAGGACTAAGAGGCCCAGTTATTCCTCTGCTATTCCTGGTCCTGGCGCCTACAGTCCAGAGAAGTTTCATATACACCTTTCTAAGGCACCGTCCTTCACTCTGGGTGTCAGGCACTCTGAGTTTGTCACCCCACTTGTGGTGGATGTGATTGACTGA